The Buchnera aphidicola (Microlophium carnosum) sequence TGCATAATTAGAAAAAATTAAACTATCTTATTAAAAAAGAATACAATGATATAAATGAAAAAGAAAGAAAATTATTGATCACTCAATATATATAGTAAATTATAATTCTACTTCATTTAAATTTAAAAAATAACAGTATAACGAATACAATTAAAAATGCATAAAAAACATATCTTATAATTTTATTTAATTAAGTGAATAGAAACTTTCTAAAAACTATATTAATAAATAACATAATATAATAAAAGTAAAAAAATTATTATCTTAGCAAGAGATTATATTAATAATTTTTAATTAATATTACTTTATAACTTTTATATAGAAAAAAAAATACTTATATATTTCTAAAATACAACGATATAACTATCTAAAAAAATAAAATTACATAATTTTATGCTAGGAAATTATTTTAAAAAAAAAGCATTTTATACAATCAATAGTAATTGCATGTAAATTTTATTAGAAGGTCACAACATTGTAATTAATATAAAAATTAAATTATTTTTACAAATATTAATTGTATTACATAAATAGCAATTTTTATTAATTTTTATTCATAATATTTATTTAAATGTAATAAAAATCTTTTTGAACAAGTTTTTTTATTAAAAAAAATATTAAATAATAAATCAAATATATTCAAGTGATTTTTATTGATTAAAATATACTTTCTCAGTATCATATTATGATAATATAAAAAAATTTGTATTTATATTAAAAAGTAAATTTTTACTAAAAATATATTCTTATTAATTCATAATTTTTTAATTTTTTAAATATATATAACAATATTAAAATAGAAATTATTTTTATAGGAAAAAAATAAAAAAATGAACTATATTGGCGCACATATTAGTTCTTCTGGTGGTTTAGAAAAAGTAGTTTTACGTGCTGTTCAAATAAAAGCAACAGCTTTTTCTTTTTTTACTAGAAATCAGCGTCAATGGCTATCTCCTCCATTAATTCAAAAAAAAATAGATTATTTCAAAGAATTATGTATTAAATATACATTTACACCTCAACAGATTTTACCTCATAGTAGTTATTTAATTAATTTAGGTCATCCCGATAATAATTTACTAAAAAAATCTAGAGTTGCTTTTATTGATGAAATAACTCGATGCAGTCAGCTCGGTTTGATATTTTTAAATTTTCATCCGGGAAGTCATTTGAATAGAATTACTGAAGATTCTTGTTTATTAAGAATTTCTGATTCTATTAATATGGCTTTAGAAAAAACTAAAAATGTCATAGCAGTGATAGAAAATACAGCAGGACAAGGGACTAATGTAGGATATTCTTTTGAACATTTATCTGAAATTGTTAAAAATGTTGATGATAAATCTAGAGTCGGAGTTTGTATTGATACGTGTCATTTGTTTGCATCAGGATATGATTTACGTACTAAACAAGACTGTGAAAATACGTTTGAAAAATTTAATAATATAATAGGATTAAAATATTTAAGAGGAATACACTTAAACGATTCTAAAAGAAAAATTAATAGTCGTGTTGATCGTCATGAAAGTTTGGGATTAGGTGAAATAGGAAAATTTGCTTTTAGATGGATTATAAGAAATAAAAATTTCTGTAATATTCCAATAATCTTAGAAACAGTTAATCCTGTTATCTGGGAAGAAGAAATTTATTGGTTAAGATCACAATCAAAAGTATAATTAAACACTGTATTACGATAAAAGAGGTTTAAATATGTTAACGCTTCCAGTAGAAATACGAAAAGAAAAAGGTAAAAGTTTTAGTAGACGATTACGTATTAATAATAAATTACCAGGAGTGTTATATGGAATTGATCAAACTGAAATTTTACTTATATTAGATCATAATTCTGTTTTTAATTTGCAAAAAAAAGTAGAATTTTATAGAGAAAATTTTTTCTTACTTGTTAAAGATGCAAAATATAAAGTTAAAGTGCAAGCTATTCAAAGACATTCATTTAAATTAAAATTATTGCATATTGATTTTTTGTATGTTTCTTAAATACAAGAAATATGATCTAATATTATAAGTTTTTATTTATTTTTAAAATATTTTTTAAAACTATAATATTTATTTATTATTTTTTATATTCCTAATAATATAGTAGAAAAAACTTTTCTAAAAATGAACATTGTAGGATGAAATTGTATAGCAATAAAACTCAAAATGCCAGATGACATAGTTAAAATAGCTAACCATCCAATCTTTTTCTTAGTAAAAAAAGAAGCAGTATAATTTATATGATTTTTTCTTATTTTCCACCATTTTGATATTAGCCAAATTCCTAACCATATCAAAATTGAAATAAGCAACAAAAACCATTTAAAATAATCATTGGGTGAACTTTGTGGTATTTTTATAGCAATTCCCGTGACTATGCCAGGGAAAAAATATACTGGAGGCCATAATATACATCCAATAATACTAGGAAAAATAAATTTTTTTAATGGTAGTTTTAACATTCCAGAAACCATTGGTATTAAAGGTCTAGTTGGCCCTATAAATCGTCCGATAATAATAGTAATCATGCTATGTTTATGTAATATAGATTTAGTTTTATCGAGTAATTTTTGATTTTTTTTCAAAAAATTAAATGTATATAGCCAATTTTTAAAATACAAGCCAATATAGTATGAAATCCAATCGCCTAGTAAACATCCGATTGTACCAGATGCCCAAGCTGGATAAAATAATAATCTTCCATCACCTATGAATGTGCCTAACGTAGTCATTAAAATAATACCGGGAAGCAATAATCCTACTAATGCAAGAGATTCTAAAAAAGAAATGGTTCCAACTACTAAGAGAGAGTATGTTAAAGATTGTGTTATAAAAGATATTAACCAAGATTCCATAAATTTTCATCATTTTAAGTTTTTTATATTAAGACTAAATTTTTACATAAATATTTTATACTTTATATTTTTTTTAAAATAACCTCAAGAAAATATTGTAAATTTATTTTAACTTTTTAAAAGACTTTTAAAACCAAGTATAAAAAATATTTTCTATTATATAATCTATAATAAAAATATTTTAGTATAAAACACTTATTTATAAAAAGAAGAATTGTAATGAAAGTATGTATTTTTTTAATTTTTTATATTTTTACTAGCGTTTCCTATGTTTTAGCTAAAGATAAAGAAATAGATAATATTGTAGCAATTGTAAATGATGAAGTTATATTGAATAGCGATCTAAATGAGATTCTTTTTTTACTAAAAAAAGACGAGAAAAATTTTAGAACCCCTGTAAAAGATAATTTTTTAAAAGAAAAAGTAATTCAAAAGTTAATTTTAGATTCTTTAATATTACAAGAAGCAAATAGAATGCATATTACTATTACTAAAGAACAAATTAATTCTGTTGTTAAAAATATTGCTTTAAAAAAAAATATTAGTGTTAATCAGTTAAAAAATTATATTTTATTACATGATTTTAATACCCATTTTTATTATGACAATTATATAAAAAACATTGAAAGATCAATAAAAATAAAAATAGTGCAAGATTATGAGCTTCGCAAACGAATTAACATTTCAGAAGAAGAAGTCAATGTGATTTTTAAAAAATTTATACAAGACAATAAAAAATTTCAAAAGATAAATTTAAGTTATATTTTATTACCTGTTTTTAAAAACGATTCCGATAATACCATTAAAAGTAGAAAAAAAATAGCAGAAAGAATCGTAAATAAACTGCAGAAAGGTTATGATTTTGAAAAACTTTTGATAGATTATAAAAAACATAAATCTGTTTTTTTAGTAAAAAAAATGTTTTGGATGAATTGGTTAAATATACAAAATAGTTTTTCTAAAACTGTAAATATTGTTAAAAAAAATCAAATTTTAGGTCCGTTTAGAGAAAATAAAGGATTTTATATTTTAAAAGTAAATGACATTAAAAACAATAAAGAAAATATTAAAACTGAATTTTATATGCAACATTGTCTCATAAAACCTTCTGTTATTTTAACAGATTTAGAAGCAAAAAAACATATTTTTAATATATATAAAAATATTAAGCAAGGTATTTATAGTTTCGATGATGCAGTCAAAAATTTATCTCATGATTCTTATTCATCTAATAAAAAAGGTGATATAGGATGGATTTCACAAAACTCACTTAATCTTAATTTGAATAAAGAATTTTTACATTTAAATACAAATGAAATTAGTAGACCTATTAAGTCGAATATTGGTTGGCATATATTTAAGTTATTAGATAAGCGTCAAGTACATCAATTTGATAGTTTTCAAAAGCAACAAGTTTATAATATTATATTGAATCACAAAATAATATTAGAAAAGCATCATTGGGTCGAAGAACTTAAAAAAAATTCTTATATAAAAATTATAAGACCGTAAAAATATTTTCCTCAATAAAATTTAAACATTAAATAATTTACTGTAAATTCATGATAATAAAACATT is a genomic window containing:
- the rplY gene encoding 50S ribosomal protein L25, translated to MLTLPVEIRKEKGKSFSRRLRINNKLPGVLYGIDQTEILLILDHNSVFNLQKKVEFYRENFFLLVKDAKYKVKVQAIQRHSFKLKLLHIDFLYVS
- a CDS encoding peptidylprolyl isomerase, producing the protein MKVCIFLIFYIFTSVSYVLAKDKEIDNIVAIVNDEVILNSDLNEILFLLKKDEKNFRTPVKDNFLKEKVIQKLILDSLILQEANRMHITITKEQINSVVKNIALKKNISVNQLKNYILLHDFNTHFYYDNYIKNIERSIKIKIVQDYELRKRINISEEEVNVIFKKFIQDNKKFQKINLSYILLPVFKNDSDNTIKSRKKIAERIVNKLQKGYDFEKLLIDYKKHKSVFLVKKMFWMNWLNIQNSFSKTVNIVKKNQILGPFRENKGFYILKVNDIKNNKENIKTEFYMQHCLIKPSVILTDLEAKKHIFNIYKNIKQGIYSFDDAVKNLSHDSYSSNKKGDIGWISQNSLNLNLNKEFLHLNTNEISRPIKSNIGWHIFKLLDKRQVHQFDSFQKQQVYNIILNHKIILEKHHWVEELKKNSYIKIIRP
- a CDS encoding DedA family protein, with translation MESWLISFITQSLTYSLLVVGTISFLESLALVGLLLPGIILMTTLGTFIGDGRLLFYPAWASGTIGCLLGDWISYYIGLYFKNWLYTFNFLKKNQKLLDKTKSILHKHSMITIIIGRFIGPTRPLIPMVSGMLKLPLKKFIFPSIIGCILWPPVYFFPGIVTGIAIKIPQSSPNDYFKWFLLLISILIWLGIWLISKWWKIRKNHINYTASFFTKKKIGWLAILTMSSGILSFIAIQFHPTMFIFRKVFSTILLGI
- the nfo gene encoding deoxyribonuclease IV, which codes for MNYIGAHISSSGGLEKVVLRAVQIKATAFSFFTRNQRQWLSPPLIQKKIDYFKELCIKYTFTPQQILPHSSYLINLGHPDNNLLKKSRVAFIDEITRCSQLGLIFLNFHPGSHLNRITEDSCLLRISDSINMALEKTKNVIAVIENTAGQGTNVGYSFEHLSEIVKNVDDKSRVGVCIDTCHLFASGYDLRTKQDCENTFEKFNNIIGLKYLRGIHLNDSKRKINSRVDRHESLGLGEIGKFAFRWIIRNKNFCNIPIILETVNPVIWEEEIYWLRSQSKV